In the genome of Acidimicrobiia bacterium, one region contains:
- the recR gene encoding recombination mediator RecR, producing the protein MFEAPIQRLVDELARLPGIGQKSAQRLAFHLLHVEHEDARRLAEAITMMREQVRLCVRCFNVTDSEECSICRDLRRDPTLVCVVERPQDIVVVERTQEFRGRYHVLGGAISPIEGIGPDRLRMRELVARVEAEGISEVIAATNPTVEGDTTALYLARILKPIGVKVTRLASGLPVGGDLDYADEITLGRALTGRREL; encoded by the coding sequence ATGTTCGAGGCCCCGATCCAGAGGCTCGTCGACGAACTGGCCCGGCTGCCCGGCATCGGCCAGAAATCGGCGCAGCGCCTCGCCTTCCACCTGCTCCATGTCGAGCACGAGGATGCCCGGCGACTCGCCGAGGCGATCACGATGATGCGCGAACAGGTTCGTCTCTGCGTGCGCTGCTTCAACGTCACCGATTCCGAGGAGTGCAGCATCTGTCGGGACCTGAGGCGCGACCCGACGCTGGTGTGCGTCGTCGAGCGACCCCAGGACATCGTGGTCGTGGAACGCACCCAGGAGTTCCGGGGTCGGTACCACGTCCTGGGAGGGGCGATCTCTCCGATCGAAGGGATCGGGCCCGATCGTCTGCGGATGCGCGAGCTGGTGGCGCGTGTCGAGGCGGAGGGGATCTCCGAGGTCATCGCCGCCACCAACCCGACCGTGGAAGGCGACACCACTGCTCTCTACCTGGCTCGGATCCTGAAGCCGATCGGGGTCAAGGTGACCCGGCTCGCCAGCGGGCTGCCGGTCGGTGGCGACCTCGATTACGCCGACGAGATCACACTGGGAAGGGCCCTCACCGGGCGCCGCGAGCTGTAG
- the glpX gene encoding class II fructose-bisphosphatase, which yields MTEADHNLALDLARVTEAGAMAAARYQGRGDKQSVDQAAVDAMRAILGTVAMDGVVVIGEGEKDDAPMLANGERVGNRTGPKLDVAVDPVDGTRLTAEGGHGALAVMALAGRGSMLAPGRLVYMDKIAVGEQARGAIDLEAPIAENLRRVAQALGKDVEDLTAIILDRPRNGPHIEAVRAAGARIRLIRDGDISAAIATAVPDSGIDILLGIGGSPEAVTAACALHCLGGDMQCRLWPRDDSERAYAAEAGLDLEEIMGLSRLVDSDDVFFAATGVTTGELLDGVRYTAQGAETHTVVMRSRTGTVRFIRASHRFDRLGKMTSAYDGVIGAGPTARGAR from the coding sequence ATGACCGAGGCCGACCACAACCTGGCGCTCGACCTGGCGAGGGTCACCGAGGCCGGCGCCATGGCAGCCGCCCGCTACCAGGGACGCGGCGACAAGCAATCGGTCGATCAGGCAGCGGTGGACGCCATGCGAGCCATCCTGGGTACGGTGGCGATGGACGGCGTCGTCGTCATCGGTGAGGGCGAGAAGGATGACGCCCCGATGCTCGCCAACGGCGAGCGCGTCGGAAACCGCACCGGCCCCAAACTCGATGTCGCCGTGGATCCCGTCGACGGCACCCGGCTCACCGCCGAAGGCGGCCACGGAGCGTTGGCGGTGATGGCCCTCGCCGGCCGGGGCTCGATGCTGGCACCGGGCCGGCTGGTGTACATGGACAAGATCGCCGTCGGCGAACAGGCGCGGGGTGCAATCGACCTCGAGGCCCCGATCGCCGAGAACCTGCGGAGGGTCGCCCAGGCGCTGGGCAAGGACGTCGAGGACCTGACCGCCATCATCCTCGACCGGCCACGCAACGGACCACACATCGAGGCGGTCCGGGCCGCCGGGGCGCGCATTCGTCTGATCCGCGACGGCGACATCTCGGCTGCCATCGCAACCGCCGTGCCCGACAGCGGCATCGACATCCTCCTCGGGATCGGGGGTTCGCCGGAGGCGGTGACTGCCGCGTGTGCCCTGCACTGTCTGGGGGGCGACATGCAGTGTCGGCTCTGGCCCCGGGACGACTCGGAGCGCGCCTACGCCGCCGAAGCCGGCCTTGATCTCGAAGAGATCATGGGGCTGAGCCGTCTCGTCGACTCCGACGACGTATTCTTCGCCGCCACCGGCGTCACCACCGGGGAGCTTCTCGACGGGGTGCGCTACACCGCGCAGGGCGCCGAGACCCACACGGTGGTGATGCGCTCCCGAACCGGGACCGTCCGGTTCATCAGGGCCAGCCATCGATTCGACCGGCTGGGGAAGATGACCAGCGCCTACGACGGAGTGATCGGAGCGGGACCTACAGCTCGCGGCGCCCGGTGA